The proteins below come from a single Uloborus diversus isolate 005 chromosome 10, Udiv.v.3.1, whole genome shotgun sequence genomic window:
- the LOC129231001 gene encoding uncharacterized protein LOC129231001 → MAKYYDVLPALVDSYNHSIHSAHGFAPFKVTVDDEPKLYKRLYSYSSLPQFRFAVGDVVRISKARKVFRKGYLPRWTEEVFRIYKRYPTIPATYVLQDFDSKEIEGRFYNEELQKIDKSSKEFWAIEKVIRTRGRGKNCQLFVKWVGFPSSQNSWIQADQIVKDL, encoded by the exons ATGGCAAA ATATTATGATGTTTTACCAGCATTAGTTGATTCATATAATCATTCTATTCACAGCGCTCACGGATTTGCTCCTTTTAAAGTAACTGTAGACGATGAACCAAAACTATATAAACGTTTGTACAGTTACAGTTCACTACCACAATTCCGTTTTGCAGTAGGAGATGTAGTTAGAATATCGAAAGCTCGCAAAGTTTTTCGCAAAGGCTATTTGCCGAGGTGGACGGAAGAAGTTTTTCGCATTTACAAAAGATATCCTACAATCCCAGCTACTTATGTTCTACAAGATTTTGACTCTAAAGAAATTGAAGGGCGGTTTTATAACGAAGAATTGCAGAAAATAGACAAATCATCGAAAGAATTTTGGGCAATTGAAAAAGTAATTCGAACAAGAGGTAGGGGAAAAAATTGTCAGCTGTTTGTTAAATGGGTTGGCTTTCCAAGCTCTCAAAACTCGTGGATACAAGCTGATCAGATTGTGAAAGATTTATAA